Proteins from a single region of Sporosarcina sp. P33:
- a CDS encoding CoA-acylating methylmalonate-semialdehyde dehydrogenase — translation MTVKTNIEEVKNFLNGEWVSAETEQYEEVPNPATGEIIATVPISSKKDVEQAVAVAKEAFKSWSKVAVPRRARILFRYQQLLVENWSELAKIITIENGKSYTEAYGEVQRGIECVEFAAGAPTLMMGDQLPDIATGVESGMYRYPLGVVGGITPFNFPMMVPCWMFPLAIAVGNTFVLKPSERTPLLANRLAELFKEAGLPDGVLNIVHGAHDVVNGLMESKDVKAISFVGSQPVAEYVYKTAAANKKRVQALAGAKNHSIVMPDADLDNAVTNIIGAAFGSAGERCMACSVVVAVGNVADELVDRLVKASDEIIIGNGLDENVFLGPVIRDSHKERTESFIAAGEEEGARLLRDGRNDQVKESGYYVGPTIFDNVTSEMKIWKEEIFAPVLSIVRVESLDEAIALSNESDFANGACLYTDSAKAVRQFREEMDAGMLGVNLGVPAPMAFFPFSGHKDSFYGDLHANGKDGVNFYTRRKMLTARY, via the coding sequence ATGACAGTTAAGACAAATATAGAAGAAGTAAAGAATTTTCTTAATGGTGAATGGGTGTCAGCAGAGACTGAACAATATGAAGAGGTGCCTAATCCGGCAACAGGTGAAATAATTGCTACTGTACCAATTTCATCTAAAAAAGATGTAGAGCAAGCGGTAGCAGTTGCAAAAGAGGCATTCAAATCATGGAGTAAAGTGGCGGTTCCAAGACGGGCACGTATCCTGTTTCGTTACCAGCAGTTGCTTGTTGAAAATTGGTCAGAACTGGCGAAAATTATTACCATTGAAAACGGTAAAAGTTACACAGAAGCTTATGGTGAAGTGCAGCGCGGAATCGAATGTGTAGAATTTGCGGCAGGTGCTCCTACGCTGATGATGGGCGATCAGTTACCTGATATTGCAACTGGGGTAGAGTCTGGTATGTATCGTTATCCATTAGGAGTAGTAGGCGGAATCACACCATTCAACTTCCCGATGATGGTTCCATGTTGGATGTTCCCCCTTGCAATTGCAGTTGGGAACACATTTGTTCTTAAACCATCCGAGAGAACACCGCTTCTTGCCAATCGTTTGGCTGAGCTTTTCAAAGAAGCAGGTCTGCCCGATGGGGTATTGAATATTGTACATGGTGCACATGATGTGGTGAATGGATTAATGGAAAGTAAAGATGTGAAAGCTATTTCATTTGTTGGCTCTCAACCTGTTGCGGAGTACGTTTATAAGACTGCTGCTGCTAATAAAAAACGTGTGCAGGCTCTTGCCGGAGCAAAGAACCACTCTATCGTTATGCCGGATGCAGACTTGGATAACGCAGTAACAAATATTATCGGTGCTGCATTTGGCTCTGCCGGAGAGCGTTGCATGGCATGTTCCGTAGTGGTAGCGGTGGGTAACGTTGCAGACGAATTAGTAGACAGACTTGTAAAAGCTTCAGATGAAATAATTATTGGAAATGGACTGGATGAAAATGTGTTTTTAGGACCAGTCATTCGTGATTCTCATAAAGAGCGAACTGAAAGTTTCATTGCTGCAGGTGAGGAAGAAGGAGCACGTCTTCTCCGTGATGGCCGTAATGATCAAGTGAAGGAATCTGGATACTATGTAGGGCCTACTATTTTCGACAACGTGACATCAGAAATGAAAATATGGAAAGAAGAAATCTTTGCACCTGTATTATCCATCGTCCGGGTAGAAAGTTTAGACGAAGCGATCGCGCTTTCCAATGAATCAGATTTTGCGAATGGAGCATGTCTCTACACAGACAGCGCTAAAGCAGTCAGACAATTCCGTGAAGAGATGGATGCGGGAATGTTAGGTGTCAATCTGGGGGTACCGGCACCAATGGCTTTCTTCCCGTTCTCCGGACATAAAGATTCCTTCTACGGAGATCTTCATGCAAATGGAAAAGACGGAGTCAATTTTTATACGAGAAGAAAAATGCTGACAGCCAGATATTAA
- a CDS encoding iron-containing alcohol dehydrogenase codes for MNTFHELLMPSTILYGMDSFKEVGKQSIKLGGKTLIISDPIMAKLGYVEECKNLLKESGLSYTAYLDVDSEPTDIHVKEAMDICSRETCDHIVAIGGGSCIDTAKAVSVLMTNGGTMTDYFGTGKELAKKPLPVIAVPTTAGTGSEVTKVTVITDVATDIKMMLSDASLLPAVAIVDPNLTVSCPKGVTAATGVDALCHAIEAYISRKAHPVTDVLALTAIDHMIGSIRTAYEEGENMDARSSMALGSMLAGAAFSNASVTLVHGMSRPIGALFHTPHGISNAMLLPAVLEFTMEASIDRLAEIGRRIVKNADDYSDRELACGVINELKQLCVDLHIPNMKTYGIDEKLFTSSLSKMAEDAIKSGSPANTPRVPAADEIIELYQRCYNYDFSEKTQFAEQTN; via the coding sequence ATGAACACTTTTCATGAATTACTCATGCCAAGCACGATTCTTTATGGGATGGACTCTTTTAAGGAAGTAGGAAAACAATCAATCAAATTGGGCGGAAAGACGTTAATTATCAGTGATCCGATAATGGCAAAGCTAGGATATGTGGAAGAGTGTAAGAACTTGCTTAAAGAAAGCGGGTTATCGTACACAGCGTATTTGGATGTAGATTCAGAACCGACAGATATCCACGTTAAAGAAGCAATGGATATTTGTTCCCGTGAAACCTGCGATCACATTGTCGCAATTGGCGGGGGCAGCTGTATTGACACTGCGAAAGCGGTTTCAGTGCTGATGACGAATGGCGGTACAATGACAGACTACTTTGGGACGGGAAAAGAACTAGCGAAGAAACCGCTGCCTGTTATCGCGGTACCTACAACTGCAGGAACAGGATCTGAGGTAACAAAGGTAACAGTCATCACAGATGTTGCAACAGACATCAAAATGATGCTTTCTGATGCGAGTTTATTACCGGCAGTTGCTATTGTAGATCCGAATCTGACCGTCTCTTGTCCGAAGGGCGTCACAGCAGCGACTGGTGTAGATGCACTATGTCATGCAATTGAAGCGTATATATCAAGAAAAGCGCATCCGGTTACCGATGTATTAGCATTAACCGCCATTGATCATATGATTGGAAGTATTCGAACGGCTTATGAAGAGGGAGAGAATATGGATGCACGATCAAGCATGGCGCTAGGTTCCATGCTTGCGGGAGCGGCATTCTCTAATGCTTCAGTAACACTCGTTCATGGGATGTCAAGACCTATAGGGGCGCTATTCCATACACCTCATGGAATTTCCAATGCCATGCTGCTTCCGGCAGTGCTTGAATTTACTATGGAGGCCTCAATAGACAGGCTTGCTGAGATTGGAAGACGAATTGTTAAAAATGCGGACGATTACTCAGATCGAGAGTTAGCTTGCGGGGTCATAAATGAATTGAAGCAGCTCTGTGTTGACTTACACATTCCTAATATGAAGACATATGGAATAGATGAAAAACTATTTACAAGTTCTTTATCAAAAATGGCAGAAGATGCAATTAAAAGCGGCAGTCCGGCAAACACACCGAGAGTACCTGCTGCAGATGAGATTATTGAACTGTATCAAAGATGTTATAATTATGACTTTAGCGAGAAAACACAATTTGCCGAACAAACAAACTAA
- a CDS encoding enoyl-CoA hydratase-related protein, with amino-acid sequence MESTKVKEFTNIDLKVENGVGYVFVNCPPANTLSTTTVNGLSECMNFIESDQSIKAAVLTGAGKMFVAGADIKEFTEAFHDEEKGRKLSVDAQTVLNQIENLTKPVIAAINGACLGGGLELAMSCHLRIAANEAKLGQPELNLGLIPGFGGTQRLPRLTNKAKALEIILTGQFVSGEEAERIGLVNKSVPLEELADEAKKLAEAIVQNKSSHSIQAAITAVNEGTKTTLSEGLKIETEQWSQLFKTDDMVEGVNAFIEKRKPVFKS; translated from the coding sequence ATGGAAAGTACAAAAGTCAAAGAGTTCACAAATATAGATTTGAAAGTGGAAAATGGAGTAGGATATGTTTTTGTTAATTGTCCTCCTGCAAATACATTAAGCACAACGACCGTTAATGGTTTGTCGGAGTGTATGAATTTTATAGAATCTGATCAAAGTATTAAAGCTGCTGTATTAACGGGCGCAGGGAAGATGTTTGTAGCGGGTGCAGATATTAAGGAATTCACCGAAGCGTTCCATGATGAGGAAAAAGGCAGGAAATTATCTGTCGATGCACAAACCGTATTAAATCAAATTGAGAATTTAACAAAACCTGTCATAGCGGCTATTAATGGCGCATGTCTGGGTGGAGGTCTAGAGCTTGCCATGAGTTGTCATCTTCGCATTGCAGCTAATGAAGCGAAGTTGGGTCAGCCTGAATTGAACTTGGGGCTAATACCAGGTTTTGGCGGCACACAGCGCTTACCCCGACTTACCAATAAAGCAAAAGCGCTTGAAATAATTCTGACCGGTCAATTTGTATCCGGGGAAGAAGCTGAAAGAATCGGTTTGGTAAATAAATCTGTTCCACTTGAAGAGTTAGCAGATGAAGCGAAGAAACTAGCTGAAGCTATTGTTCAAAATAAAAGCTCACATTCAATTCAAGCCGCAATAACTGCTGTTAATGAAGGTACTAAAACAACACTTTCAGAAGGATTGAAAATTGAAACAGAACAATGGTCTCAATTATTCAAGACGGATGATATGGTCGAAGGTGTTAACGCGTTTATTGAAAAACGTAAACCTGTTTTCAAATCATGA
- a CDS encoding bile acid:sodium symporter family protein, with protein MLGRVNIFLQRWIAILTPLSLVVGVLFHSVGEQLLFIVTWLFAFMTFVGSLGMNVKELRMVGKHPIVVLVSIAFLHILMPAWAYLLSIVFFDDHLLTVGFVLAVAIPTGVTSVIWVTISKGNLPLCLSIILIDTLLAPIIMPAILHVVVGESITIDMTAMILNLLWMIVLPTILGITLNELTKGNIQKVWGSRLAPFSKLSLFAIVAINGSAVAPYVKTISLELIGIISVVLMLSLTGYGAALLVSHVLWKNPEIASTFMFIGGMRNIATGVVIATTFFPAKVAMPVVFGMLFQQVLASISSKAAAWYGKRQLTVSEG; from the coding sequence ATGTTAGGCAGAGTAAATATATTTTTGCAGCGATGGATCGCAATATTGACACCGTTAAGTTTAGTAGTGGGTGTGCTGTTCCATTCAGTGGGAGAGCAGTTATTATTTATCGTTACTTGGCTATTTGCCTTCATGACATTTGTAGGCAGCCTAGGTATGAATGTAAAAGAGCTGCGGATGGTGGGAAAACATCCCATCGTTGTACTTGTAAGCATCGCCTTTTTGCATATCTTGATGCCAGCGTGGGCTTATCTATTATCTATTGTCTTTTTTGATGATCATTTATTGACAGTCGGCTTTGTATTAGCTGTCGCTATTCCGACGGGTGTAACGAGTGTAATCTGGGTAACCATTTCTAAGGGCAACTTACCGCTGTGTCTGTCCATTATTTTAATTGATACGCTGCTTGCACCTATAATTATGCCTGCAATTCTTCATGTAGTTGTCGGGGAAAGTATCACAATCGATATGACAGCAATGATTCTAAATTTATTATGGATGATTGTATTGCCGACGATACTCGGTATTACGCTGAATGAACTGACGAAAGGCAATATTCAGAAGGTATGGGGATCCCGGTTAGCTCCATTTTCCAAATTGAGCCTGTTCGCGATTGTTGCGATCAACGGCAGTGCGGTTGCACCGTATGTGAAGACCATTTCCCTTGAGCTGATTGGAATAATATCAGTCGTGCTAATGTTATCGCTGACCGGTTACGGGGCTGCTTTATTGGTTTCGCACGTACTGTGGAAAAATCCGGAGATTGCTTCGACCTTCATGTTTATCGGCGGAATGCGTAATATCGCTACAGGTGTTGTCATTGCCACTACCTTCTTCCCTGCAAAAGTTGCGATGCCTGTTGTTTTCGGTATGCTATTCCAGCAGGTGCTCGCTTCTATTTCCAGTAAGGCCGCCGCATGGTATGGAAAACGGCAATTGACTGTCAGTGAAGGATAA
- a CDS encoding TetR/AcrR family transcriptional regulator yields the protein MNPRAEERRKQVLRATLKAIGEKGFNAVTLQDIADYADVSKGVISYYFKNKEDVFYHLLEWMTDRIFKNEYAAIQKEELAIDKMRAYVNAAFKSPEDNRIFYSVYLEFLAQVNQNERFREVNNTFYKNCWFIGSEIIQKGKSEGIFETIEIESGSHMIRALIDGCLLQWLMRDDPSLHSHYRDNCFETIITYLNCKKPEDSIN from the coding sequence ATGAATCCAAGAGCAGAAGAGCGAAGAAAACAAGTTTTACGCGCAACACTGAAAGCCATTGGCGAGAAAGGTTTTAACGCTGTTACCCTTCAAGATATCGCAGACTATGCAGACGTCAGCAAAGGTGTTATCAGTTATTATTTTAAAAATAAAGAGGATGTTTTTTATCATTTGCTTGAGTGGATGACCGATAGGATATTCAAAAATGAATATGCCGCCATCCAAAAGGAAGAGCTTGCAATAGATAAAATGAGAGCATATGTAAATGCAGCTTTCAAAAGTCCAGAAGATAACCGTATATTTTACAGCGTCTATTTAGAATTCCTCGCCCAAGTAAACCAAAACGAACGTTTTCGTGAAGTAAATAATACGTTCTATAAAAATTGCTGGTTTATCGGAAGTGAAATCATTCAAAAAGGTAAATCAGAGGGAATCTTCGAAACTATTGAAATCGAGAGCGGAAGCCATATGATTCGTGCTCTAATCGACGGATGCCTTCTCCAGTGGCTGATGAGGGATGATCCTTCACTGCATTCTCACTATCGGGACAATTGTTTTGAAACCATTATTACATATTTAAACTGCAAAAAACCCGAAGATTCTATCAATTAA
- a CDS encoding VLRF1 family aeRF1-type release factor: MNISEELKMLKAFRCDDRCVLSVYLNTNPADRDQQQAAWRIHLKSGLKRLDEYLVASGDEKELTAFRSVKEDVMKEIEDKQNDLAKGAIIFAAAEPKIWSVHYVQVAVKTSFHWESQAMTNELEYMLQAYPEAGIILPSYSDVRILDTAMGRVHDETVYEFDSGLDVWKEQKGVKSSIQRGVGGHTDGFDQRLKQNLDRFYKDMGSVVGTLKKKHRWKEVHVAGEAELAKSFASILSEKPNSCIHKNFGKANNNHIIQKIFESR, translated from the coding sequence ATGAACATTAGCGAAGAGTTGAAAATGTTGAAGGCATTTCGCTGTGATGATCGTTGCGTGCTGTCTGTATACTTAAACACAAATCCGGCAGATCGTGATCAGCAGCAGGCTGCATGGAGAATTCATTTGAAATCGGGATTGAAACGTCTGGATGAATACTTGGTCGCATCAGGCGATGAAAAAGAATTGACTGCATTCCGTTCAGTAAAAGAAGATGTAATGAAGGAAATTGAAGATAAGCAAAATGATCTGGCAAAAGGGGCCATCATTTTTGCGGCGGCAGAACCTAAAATCTGGTCTGTCCATTATGTTCAAGTTGCGGTCAAGACTAGCTTTCATTGGGAAAGTCAGGCGATGACAAATGAGTTGGAGTATATGTTACAAGCATATCCAGAAGCGGGAATAATACTCCCGAGCTACAGCGATGTACGTATTTTGGATACGGCGATGGGGAGAGTTCATGATGAAACTGTCTATGAATTTGATTCAGGCCTTGACGTCTGGAAAGAGCAAAAAGGGGTGAAGTCTTCCATTCAGCGCGGAGTAGGAGGACACACGGACGGTTTTGACCAACGCCTGAAACAAAACTTAGACCGCTTTTATAAGGATATGGGCTCTGTCGTCGGCACATTGAAAAAGAAACACAGATGGAAAGAAGTGCATGTGGCGGGGGAGGCCGAACTCGCGAAAAGCTTCGCATCCATTCTGAGTGAAAAGCCGAATAGCTGCATACACAAAAATTTCGGTAAAGCGAATAATAATCACATCATCCAAAAAATCTTCGAGTCCCGCTGA
- a CDS encoding enoyl-CoA hydratase/isomerase family protein: MVVLTEVDNGIGWIKINRPKVLNSINVEVVELLTEALKKWRNDDRIVFICLSGEGEKGFCAGGDMRKFYDLKNEDVAAYANEFFSKEYRLDAMIHQYPKPIMVYMNGIVMGGGVGLSIGATHRIVTEKTKWAMPEMNIGFFPDVGASYFLNQLPGYTGRYLALTSKVISASDAIYMNAADYYMNSANWETIQKEMRTKQWSVDSIVADLEAFIQSYTAETPINSDLKNEQEEIKRHFQYETVEEIVDSLKSAAAEGDEWAELTVRNILSKSPTSLKVTLHQLIKGQNQTLLECLEMERNMAMHFMDNADFYEGVRAVLVDKDQSPKWNPSSITEVTNEDVEKYFSLVNV; this comes from the coding sequence GTGGTCGTGTTAACTGAGGTGGATAATGGGATAGGCTGGATAAAAATAAACCGCCCTAAAGTGTTAAATTCCATCAATGTCGAAGTGGTCGAATTACTAACGGAAGCACTGAAAAAATGGAGAAATGATGATCGCATAGTCTTCATTTGTTTATCAGGTGAAGGAGAAAAAGGATTTTGTGCAGGCGGGGATATGCGAAAATTCTATGATTTGAAAAATGAGGATGTCGCTGCCTATGCAAATGAATTCTTCTCAAAAGAGTATCGGTTGGATGCTATGATCCATCAGTACCCAAAACCAATTATGGTATATATGAATGGTATCGTGATGGGCGGCGGCGTTGGTCTTTCAATAGGAGCAACACACCGAATTGTAACAGAGAAGACAAAATGGGCAATGCCCGAAATGAATATCGGCTTCTTTCCGGATGTGGGAGCCAGCTATTTTCTAAATCAACTGCCTGGATATACGGGTCGTTACTTGGCACTGACTTCAAAAGTGATATCCGCGAGTGATGCGATTTATATGAATGCGGCAGATTATTATATGAACAGTGCCAATTGGGAAACTATACAAAAGGAAATGCGAACGAAGCAATGGTCTGTTGACTCAATCGTGGCGGATTTAGAAGCATTCATTCAATCGTATACGGCTGAAACACCAATTAATTCCGACTTGAAAAATGAGCAGGAAGAGATAAAACGCCATTTTCAATATGAAACAGTAGAGGAAATTGTGGATTCTTTGAAAAGTGCGGCAGCTGAAGGAGATGAATGGGCTGAACTAACAGTGCGAAACATTCTTTCAAAATCGCCTACATCTTTAAAAGTTACCCTTCATCAATTAATCAAAGGCCAAAACCAGACGCTGTTGGAATGTTTGGAAATGGAAAGAAATATGGCTATGCATTTTATGGATAACGCAGACTTTTATGAAGGAGTCCGTGCGGTATTGGTCGATAAAGATCAGTCTCCGAAATGGAATCCATCATCAATTACAGAAGTCACGAATGAAGATGTAGAGAAGTATTTTTCTTTAGTCAATGTATAA
- a CDS encoding cupin domain-containing protein, whose protein sequence is MQQIHHAGGPSEPLQCARTDFGPMPFSTNITQAAKRNNTFRTALWTGDHMQLTLMSIAPGEDIGLEVHPHVDQFLRLEEGSGLVQMGPTVNQVNFERRVADDDIILIPAGTWHNLTNTGSVPIKLYSIYAPPNHPRGTVHETKAIADSSEEQHE, encoded by the coding sequence ATGCAGCAGATTCATCACGCTGGAGGCCCTTCTGAACCGCTGCAATGTGCCCGGACTGATTTTGGACCGATGCCTTTTTCGACGAATATAACTCAAGCTGCGAAGCGCAATAACACGTTCCGTACTGCCTTGTGGACAGGAGATCATATGCAGCTTACTCTTATGAGCATTGCCCCTGGTGAAGATATTGGGTTGGAAGTCCATCCCCATGTCGATCAATTCCTTCGATTAGAAGAAGGCAGCGGCTTGGTTCAGATGGGACCGACAGTCAATCAGGTGAATTTTGAGCGAAGAGTCGCTGACGATGATATTATTTTGATTCCGGCGGGAACGTGGCACAATCTCACAAATACAGGCAGTGTACCGATAAAGTTATACTCTATTTACGCCCCGCCGAATCATCCGCGCGGCACTGTTCATGAAACGAAGGCTATTGCAGATTCATCAGAAGAACAGCATGAATAA
- the nagZ gene encoding beta-N-acetylhexosaminidase, translated as MRKVYRTFLLLIVSALFLFITGCSNEEPEHVLQPDQQQHQNEQIQSLLISAREAAEKGRLSDGRWQAGMTTYQQVIDELGEPDKIERTGNGNYAIYEKARLELGLTENHLIYEMRSSDSEWETITEDVAEEVLGAPDKYLESDEQKIAVYDLNDKYELNVRFTAAESAAATAKQIAVVHKQSAEIQSVIQKMGTDEKLGQLIMMGVQGPRLDSAAKKFIEETHVGGVILFKRNLVSVTQSLTLLNELKQANADAKAPLFISADEEGGRVTRLPKEIMKSPSNRKIGNAESGKYAFEAGELAGRKMSAFGLNMDFAPVLDVDSNPSNPVIGDRSYSSDAKLVSKAGIRQAKGMKSQRVIPVVKHFPGHGDTSVDSHIELPVIRHTKERLQNVELLPFKEAIQEGINAVMVGHLIVQAYDPKTPASFSKPVIQGLLRDELQFNGVVITDDLIMGAIGKNYSIGDAAIQSILAGGDILLVGHDYQPVTDVLTALHNALDEGTITEQRINQSVERILLVKQQYEVDDLPHEKVDVEELNRLTKELLNKLQ; from the coding sequence ATGCGAAAAGTATATAGAACTTTCCTGTTACTCATCGTCAGTGCACTCTTTCTATTCATAACAGGATGCTCCAATGAAGAGCCCGAACATGTTTTGCAGCCAGATCAACAACAACATCAAAACGAACAAATCCAATCATTGCTTATTTCTGCCCGTGAAGCGGCTGAAAAAGGACGGCTGTCTGATGGGCGCTGGCAAGCAGGGATGACTACCTATCAACAGGTCATAGATGAACTGGGAGAGCCCGACAAAATAGAGCGTACGGGCAACGGAAACTATGCTATTTATGAAAAGGCTCGGCTTGAACTGGGTCTAACAGAGAACCATCTTATCTACGAAATGCGTTCTTCTGATTCTGAATGGGAAACTATAACGGAAGACGTTGCAGAAGAGGTGCTGGGTGCGCCGGATAAGTACCTTGAATCAGATGAACAAAAGATTGCTGTCTATGATTTGAATGATAAGTACGAACTGAATGTACGATTCACTGCAGCAGAAAGCGCAGCGGCAACAGCCAAACAAATCGCTGTCGTTCATAAGCAGAGCGCTGAAATACAGTCCGTTATACAAAAAATGGGGACAGATGAAAAGCTCGGGCAATTGATTATGATGGGTGTACAAGGCCCGCGGCTTGACTCTGCGGCAAAGAAATTTATAGAAGAAACGCATGTGGGCGGAGTTATTTTATTTAAGCGTAACCTCGTATCAGTCACACAGTCGCTCACTTTACTCAATGAATTAAAACAAGCCAACGCAGATGCAAAAGCTCCATTGTTTATAAGTGCGGATGAAGAAGGAGGCCGTGTGACGCGATTGCCGAAAGAAATCATGAAGTCGCCTTCCAACCGTAAAATCGGTAACGCGGAATCCGGGAAATATGCGTTTGAAGCGGGAGAATTAGCAGGCCGCAAGATGAGCGCTTTCGGATTGAATATGGACTTTGCACCGGTACTTGACGTGGACAGCAATCCCAGTAATCCTGTAATTGGCGACCGTTCCTACAGTTCTGACGCAAAGCTCGTCAGTAAAGCGGGAATCCGACAGGCAAAAGGCATGAAGTCTCAGCGTGTTATACCCGTCGTCAAACACTTTCCGGGTCATGGCGATACGAGTGTAGATTCACATATTGAATTGCCTGTAATTCGTCACACAAAAGAACGTTTGCAGAACGTGGAGCTGCTGCCTTTTAAGGAAGCAATTCAGGAGGGTATAAACGCAGTGATGGTCGGTCACTTGATTGTTCAGGCCTATGATCCAAAAACGCCCGCATCTTTTTCCAAGCCGGTGATACAAGGGCTATTGCGTGATGAATTACAATTTAATGGGGTAGTCATTACAGATGACTTAATTATGGGTGCCATCGGAAAAAACTATTCGATAGGTGATGCCGCCATCCAATCCATTTTGGCGGGAGGAGACATTTTGCTGGTCGGCCATGACTACCAGCCGGTAACGGATGTGCTTACGGCACTTCACAACGCATTAGATGAAGGGACGATTACAGAACAAAGGATCAACCAAAGTGTCGAGCGAATTTTATTAGTAAAACAGCAGTATGAAGTGGACGATCTTCCGCATGAAAAGGTGGACGTAGAAGAGCTGAACCGTCTGACTAAAGAATTGTTGAACAAGCTGCAATGA
- a CDS encoding acryloyl-CoA reductase yields MNDLHFRALLVNKDENDFSSTITTLKVDDLPAGDVIIKVAYSSVNYKDGLAATPNGKIVSAYPHVPGIDMAGTIVSSTDSRFQEGDEVIATSYEIGVSHFGGFSEYARVSADWIVPLPEGLSMQEAMAFGTAGFTAALSIQRLEENGVTPDKGSVLVSGATGGVGSFAVSMLAKLGYHVVASTGKETEKEFLYSIGASEVISRQDLQPEKVRPLDKQLWAAAIDPVGGNTLSYIVSTLQYGGSVAVSGLTGGTNVPTTVFPFILRAVNILGIDSVYCPMTTRSALWNRMASDMKPDNLDALTTEVSLDELPATLSKILEGQAKGRTVLKL; encoded by the coding sequence ATGAACGATTTACATTTTAGAGCTTTATTAGTGAATAAAGATGAAAATGATTTTTCTTCAACTATCACTACTTTGAAAGTAGATGACTTACCCGCCGGCGATGTCATTATTAAAGTTGCATATTCCAGCGTCAATTACAAGGATGGCTTAGCTGCAACTCCTAATGGCAAGATTGTCAGCGCATACCCGCATGTTCCTGGTATTGATATGGCAGGAACCATTGTTTCCTCTACAGATTCCCGCTTTCAAGAAGGCGATGAAGTAATCGCAACAAGCTATGAAATTGGCGTTTCACATTTTGGAGGATTCAGTGAGTATGCCAGGGTTTCTGCTGATTGGATTGTTCCATTGCCGGAGGGCTTATCCATGCAGGAAGCTATGGCTTTCGGAACAGCTGGTTTTACCGCTGCACTCTCTATACAGCGATTAGAAGAAAATGGTGTAACACCTGATAAGGGGTCCGTTCTCGTCTCTGGTGCCACTGGCGGCGTCGGAAGTTTCGCAGTATCTATGCTTGCGAAGCTAGGATATCATGTCGTTGCAAGTACAGGAAAAGAAACCGAGAAAGAATTCCTTTATAGTATTGGTGCGAGTGAAGTGATTTCACGTCAAGACCTGCAGCCGGAAAAAGTTAGACCTCTCGATAAACAGCTCTGGGCTGCAGCGATTGATCCAGTTGGCGGCAATACACTTTCTTATATAGTCAGCACACTGCAATACGGCGGTTCGGTTGCTGTCAGTGGATTGACAGGAGGAACTAATGTCCCGACGACAGTCTTTCCGTTCATATTAAGAGCGGTGAATATACTCGGCATTGATTCTGTTTATTGTCCAATGACAACACGCAGTGCATTGTGGAATCGAATGGCAAGTGATATGAAACCTGACAATTTAGATGCTCTTACTACTGAAGTCTCCTTAGATGAGCTGCCTGCTACTTTATCAAAAATTTTAGAAGGTCAGGCAAAAGGAAGAACCGTTCTTAAATTATAA